Proteins co-encoded in one Prescottella sp. R16 genomic window:
- the lnt gene encoding apolipoprotein N-acyltransferase, which produces MKRDIDRRTLTAVARDSVLAVLSGVLLFASFPPRPLWFLAPLGIALLVAVLCGYGRRDRRLRAGFGYGYLAGLGFLVPLLPWIGVYVGPLPWLALAAAEAVFVGLFGLGTVAIAKARWTPWVTAVAVAAGWSLTEWWRSSVPFGGFPWGRLAFGQPEGWLLPLAALGGAPLLSFGVALTGTGLAALAAAASRRTRSPRALAGPVAVTAAASIVAFAAVPYVHADDTGGRTITVAAIQGSVPRLGLDFNAQRRAVLDNHVRRTYELADDIVAGRAPRPDVVVWPENASDIDPLRNADAATAITAASQAVGAPILVGAVLVNDDGTTTNSVIVWDGADGPGEQHDKRIIQPFGEYLPYRSFFRLFSEYADQAGNFVPGAGNGVVHAAGLPFGVATCYEVAFDRALTQSVRDGAQVIAVPTNNATFGDTEMTYQQLAMSQVRAVEHGRAVIVAATSGVSAIIATDGTVTQRTPLFTPAALVAQVPLRDDTTLATRLGPIPEYLLAFAAIGALIAAAVRARRA; this is translated from the coding sequence ATGAAGCGTGACATCGACCGCCGCACCCTGACCGCCGTCGCCCGGGACAGCGTGCTGGCTGTCCTGTCGGGGGTGCTGCTGTTCGCGAGTTTCCCGCCGCGGCCGTTGTGGTTCCTGGCGCCGCTGGGGATCGCGCTGCTCGTCGCCGTCCTGTGCGGGTACGGCCGCCGCGACCGGCGGCTGCGCGCCGGCTTCGGGTACGGGTATCTCGCCGGGCTCGGGTTCCTGGTGCCGCTGCTGCCGTGGATCGGCGTCTACGTCGGGCCGTTGCCGTGGCTGGCCCTGGCGGCAGCCGAGGCGGTGTTCGTCGGCCTGTTCGGGCTCGGTACCGTCGCGATCGCGAAGGCCCGCTGGACACCGTGGGTGACGGCGGTCGCCGTCGCCGCCGGGTGGAGCCTGACCGAATGGTGGCGCTCGTCGGTGCCGTTCGGCGGATTCCCGTGGGGCCGGCTCGCGTTCGGGCAGCCCGAGGGGTGGCTGCTGCCGCTCGCCGCGCTCGGCGGGGCGCCGCTGCTCAGCTTCGGGGTCGCCCTCACCGGCACCGGGCTCGCCGCTCTCGCCGCCGCCGCGTCCCGGCGGACCCGCTCGCCCCGCGCACTGGCCGGTCCCGTCGCGGTCACCGCCGCCGCGTCGATCGTCGCGTTCGCCGCCGTCCCGTACGTGCACGCCGACGACACCGGGGGGCGCACGATCACCGTCGCCGCGATCCAGGGCAGCGTCCCGCGCCTCGGTCTCGACTTCAACGCGCAGCGCCGCGCCGTCCTCGACAACCATGTGCGCCGCACCTACGAACTCGCCGACGACATCGTCGCCGGCCGGGCGCCGCGGCCCGACGTGGTGGTGTGGCCGGAGAACGCGTCGGACATCGACCCGCTGCGCAACGCGGACGCCGCCACCGCGATCACCGCGGCCTCGCAAGCCGTCGGCGCCCCGATCCTCGTCGGTGCCGTCCTCGTCAACGACGACGGCACCACCACCAATTCGGTGATCGTGTGGGACGGCGCGGACGGGCCGGGCGAGCAGCACGACAAGCGGATCATCCAGCCGTTCGGCGAATACCTGCCGTACCGCAGCTTCTTCCGGCTGTTCTCCGAGTACGCCGACCAGGCCGGCAACTTCGTGCCCGGCGCCGGCAACGGGGTCGTGCACGCCGCCGGACTCCCGTTCGGGGTGGCCACCTGCTACGAGGTGGCGTTCGACCGGGCCCTGACGCAATCGGTGCGCGACGGCGCCCAGGTCATCGCGGTGCCCACGAACAATGCGACGTTCGGTGACACCGAGATGACGTACCAGCAGCTGGCGATGTCGCAGGTACGGGCCGTCGAGCACGGCCGGGCCGTGATCGTCGCCGCCACCAGCGGGGTCAGCGCGATCATCGCCACCGACGGCACGGTGACGCAGCGGACTCCGCTGTTCACCCCGGCCGCGCTCGTCGCGCAGGTTCCGCTGCGCGACGACACCACCCTCGCCACCCGGCTCGGCCCGATTCCGGAATATCTGCTGGCATTCGCCGCGATCGGTGCCCTGATCGCCGCCGCGGTCCGGGCGCGACGCGCCTAG
- a CDS encoding glyoxalase, with protein sequence MTTIDSLTLDATDPVAAKNFHAALGLDDLVTVADTPAPTTGFRGYTLSLVVSRPNIVDTLVQAALDGGATTLKPVKKSLWGYGGVVQAPDGAIWKVATSSKKNTGPASRKIDDVVLLLGADDVKASKQFYVDHGFEVAKSFGRKYVEFATPDSRITLALYGRPALAKDAGVPADGTGYHGIVIGSDAPSFTDPDGFVWETAAR encoded by the coding sequence ATGACGACCATCGACTCCCTCACCCTCGACGCCACCGACCCCGTCGCCGCGAAGAACTTCCACGCCGCACTCGGTCTCGACGACCTCGTCACCGTCGCCGACACACCCGCACCGACGACCGGATTCCGCGGCTACACACTGTCGCTCGTGGTATCCCGGCCCAACATTGTCGACACCCTCGTCCAGGCCGCGCTCGACGGCGGGGCAACCACACTGAAGCCGGTGAAGAAGAGCCTGTGGGGATACGGCGGCGTCGTGCAGGCCCCGGACGGGGCGATCTGGAAGGTCGCGACGTCGTCGAAGAAGAACACCGGACCGGCAAGCCGGAAGATCGACGACGTCGTCCTGCTGCTCGGCGCCGACGACGTCAAGGCGAGCAAGCAGTTCTACGTCGATCACGGATTCGAGGTGGCGAAGAGCTTCGGCCGCAAGTACGTCGAGTTCGCTACACCGGATTCGCGGATCACCCTGGCGCTCTACGGTCGTCCCGCTCTCGCGAAGGACGCCGGCGTCCCAGCCGACGGGACCGGGTACCACGGGATCGTCATCGGCAGCGACGCCCCGAGCTTCACCGACCCGGACGGCTTCGTGTGGGAGACCGCCGCGCGATGA
- a CDS encoding VOC family protein codes for MDITIHNAFLPHLDRDATLAFYRDLLGFEVRKEVGYNDMYWITVGHPDQPGVSLVLTPPAADPGVTDEERRTITEMMAKGTYAILTLATPDLDATFDKLVAGDAEIVQEPTDQPYGIRDCAVRDPAGNLLRINEVR; via the coding sequence ATGGACATCACCATTCACAACGCCTTCCTCCCCCACCTCGACCGGGACGCCACCCTCGCCTTCTACCGGGACCTGCTCGGGTTCGAGGTCCGCAAGGAGGTCGGCTACAACGACATGTACTGGATCACCGTCGGCCACCCGGACCAGCCCGGCGTCTCGCTGGTCCTGACCCCGCCGGCCGCCGACCCCGGCGTCACCGACGAGGAGCGCCGCACGATCACCGAGATGATGGCGAAGGGCACCTACGCGATCCTCACCCTGGCCACCCCCGACCTGGACGCCACGTTCGACAAGCTCGTCGCCGGGGACGCCGAGATCGTGCAGGAGCCGACCGACCAGCCGTACGGCATCCGGGACTGCGCGGTCCGTGATCCCGCCGGCAACCTGCTCCGCATCAACGAGGTGCGCTGA
- a CDS encoding amidohydrolase: MSTQLLVDGRIYSPTNPDATAMAVTDGVVVWVGEDRPGRALHPDAEIVDLDGAFVTPGFVDTHVHTTALGLALTGLDLTGTRNRADCLDRVRRFAAGRDDAVIWGHGWDDSAWPDTAPTTAELDEAAPGRAVYLSRIDAHSALCSTPLRQAATGLDAADGFTPDGPLTADAHHLVRSSARALLTAGQRATARRAALDHVAAHGIVAVHECGGPDIAGLDDFRELLATDHGVQVRGYWGQAVDSPEAATELLAVTGAHGLGGDLFVDGALGSRTAALIDPYHDCAGAHGATYLDVDAVAAHVRACTLAQTQAGFHVIGDAAVATVVAAFDRVAAERGGPALAARGHRLEHLEMVTPEQAALLGSWGVIASVQPMFDALWGGPDGMYAARLGAERAARLNPFAPAASTGLSLAFGSDAPVTPIDPWAMLRAAVHHRTPGSGVSPRAAFSAATRGAWRAGGVRDGLAGTLVPGAPASYVIWDADELVVSAPKDSVQRWSTDPRSRVPALPRLEDGARTPVCLKSVHRGAVVHEA, from the coding sequence GTGAGCACCCAACTGCTGGTCGACGGACGCATCTACAGCCCCACCAACCCCGACGCCACCGCGATGGCGGTCACCGACGGGGTCGTGGTGTGGGTGGGGGAGGACCGGCCCGGCCGGGCCCTGCACCCGGACGCCGAGATCGTCGACCTCGACGGGGCCTTCGTCACCCCCGGTTTCGTCGACACCCACGTGCACACCACCGCTCTCGGACTGGCACTCACCGGCCTGGACCTGACGGGCACCCGGAACCGCGCCGACTGCCTCGACCGGGTGCGCCGCTTCGCCGCCGGCCGGGACGACGCCGTGATCTGGGGGCACGGCTGGGACGACAGCGCCTGGCCCGACACCGCTCCCACCACCGCGGAGCTCGACGAGGCCGCGCCCGGACGCGCGGTCTACCTGTCCCGGATCGACGCGCATTCGGCGCTGTGCTCGACCCCACTGCGGCAGGCCGCGACCGGCCTGGACGCCGCCGACGGGTTCACACCCGACGGCCCGCTCACCGCGGACGCCCACCATCTGGTGCGGTCCTCCGCCCGCGCGCTGCTCACCGCCGGGCAGCGGGCCACCGCCCGCCGCGCGGCCCTCGACCACGTCGCCGCCCACGGCATCGTCGCCGTCCACGAGTGCGGCGGCCCCGACATCGCCGGACTCGACGACTTCCGGGAACTGCTCGCCACCGATCACGGTGTGCAGGTGCGCGGCTACTGGGGCCAAGCCGTCGACAGCCCCGAGGCGGCGACCGAACTGCTGGCCGTGACCGGCGCGCACGGACTCGGCGGCGACCTGTTCGTCGACGGCGCCCTCGGCTCCCGCACCGCGGCCCTGATCGATCCGTACCACGACTGTGCCGGCGCACACGGCGCCACCTACCTGGACGTGGACGCGGTGGCCGCGCACGTGCGGGCCTGCACCCTCGCACAGACCCAGGCCGGATTCCACGTCATCGGGGACGCCGCCGTCGCCACCGTCGTCGCCGCCTTCGACCGGGTCGCCGCCGAACGGGGCGGCCCGGCGCTCGCAGCGCGCGGGCACCGGCTCGAGCACCTCGAGATGGTCACCCCCGAACAGGCGGCCCTGCTCGGGTCCTGGGGCGTGATCGCCAGCGTGCAACCGATGTTCGACGCCCTGTGGGGCGGCCCGGACGGCATGTACGCGGCCCGGCTCGGCGCCGAGCGGGCCGCCCGGCTCAACCCGTTCGCGCCGGCCGCGTCGACCGGGCTGTCCCTCGCGTTCGGCTCCGATGCCCCCGTCACCCCGATCGACCCGTGGGCGATGCTGCGGGCCGCCGTCCACCACCGGACCCCCGGCAGCGGGGTCTCGCCGCGGGCCGCGTTCTCCGCGGCCACCCGCGGCGCGTGGCGGGCCGGTGGGGTGCGCGACGGCCTGGCCGGCACCCTCGTCCCGGGGGCGCCCGCCTCGTACGTGATCTGGGACGCCGACGAACTCGTCGTGTCCGCGCCGAAGGATTCGGTGCAGCGCTGGTCCACCGATCCGCGCTCGCGGGTGCCCGCACTGCCGCGGCTCGAGGACGGCGCCCGCACCCCGGTGTGCCTGAAGTCGGTGCACCGCGGGGCCGTCGTCCATGAAGCGTGA
- a CDS encoding helix-turn-helix transcriptional regulator: MPRTPDDQRLADLARLRRVRDRIDRDYAQPLDVEALARGVHMSAGHLSRQFKLAYGESPYSYLMTRRIERAMTLLRRGDLSVTEVCFAVGGSSLGTFSTRFTELVGVSPSVYRAQVAVDGQDTEMPSCVSRQVTRPVRNREARTTVRP, translated from the coding sequence GTGCCCCGTACCCCCGACGATCAGCGGCTCGCGGATCTGGCCCGGTTGCGCCGCGTCCGCGACCGGATCGACCGCGACTACGCGCAACCGCTCGACGTGGAGGCCCTGGCCCGCGGGGTGCACATGTCCGCCGGGCACCTGTCGCGGCAGTTCAAGCTCGCCTACGGCGAGTCCCCGTACTCGTACCTGATGACGCGGCGCATCGAGCGGGCCATGACGCTGCTGCGGCGCGGCGACCTGTCGGTCACCGAGGTGTGCTTCGCCGTCGGCGGCTCGTCGCTGGGCACGTTCAGCACCCGGTTCACCGAACTGGTCGGGGTGTCCCCCAGCGTCTACCGGGCGCAGGTGGCGGTGGATGGGCAGGACACCGAGATGCCGTCCTGTGTGTCCCGGCAGGTGACCCGACCGGTCAGGAATCGAGAAGCGCGGACGACGGTGCGGCCCTAG
- a CDS encoding FxsA family protein: MIALLFLLYVVVEIGVLVWVGSTIGVLWTVLLLIAGSAIGMILVKSQWRAVMDGFRRATRGEASPTGAVADGAMVAAGSVLMFVPGLVTSVLGLLMLLPVTRWALRPVAVAVAGRKATVTMAGVEFASRTVRTRGGGDVIDGEVVDVSGPTGGDTFGTQGPRALP, from the coding sequence ATGATCGCCCTGCTCTTCCTGCTCTACGTCGTCGTGGAGATCGGTGTGCTCGTGTGGGTGGGCTCCACGATCGGGGTGCTGTGGACCGTGCTGCTGCTCATCGCCGGCTCCGCGATCGGCATGATCCTGGTGAAGTCGCAGTGGCGGGCCGTGATGGACGGCTTCCGCCGCGCCACCCGAGGAGAGGCGTCCCCGACCGGGGCGGTCGCCGACGGCGCGATGGTCGCCGCCGGCTCGGTCCTGATGTTCGTGCCCGGCCTGGTCACGTCGGTGCTGGGTCTGCTGATGCTGCTGCCGGTCACCCGATGGGCGCTGCGTCCCGTCGCCGTCGCGGTCGCCGGACGCAAGGCGACCGTCACGATGGCCGGGGTGGAGTTCGCGTCGCGCACCGTCCGCACCCGCGGCGGCGGGGACGTCATCGACGGCGAGGTCGTCGATGTGAGCGGCCCCACCGGCGGCGACACGTTCGGCACCCAGGGGCCGCGCGCACTGCCGTAA
- a CDS encoding MbtH family NRPS accessory protein has product MPSSPLDDPDGDFLVLVNEDYQHSLWPAFAEVPAGWSVAHGRASRRSCVDYIETNWTDLRPRTLFDARERDPSLE; this is encoded by the coding sequence ATTCCATCGAGTCCGTTGGATGATCCGGACGGCGATTTTCTGGTGCTCGTGAACGAGGACTACCAGCATTCGTTGTGGCCCGCGTTCGCGGAGGTTCCTGCCGGCTGGTCCGTTGCACACGGCCGGGCCTCTCGTCGTTCGTGCGTCGATTACATCGAGACCAATTGGACGGATTTGCGACCACGAACATTGTTCGATGCACGGGAACGCGATCCCTCTCTCGAGTAA
- a CDS encoding excinuclease ABC subunit UvrA produces MTTTTGPATQSPTPHAADRHDTIRVHGARENNLKNVDVELPKRRLTVFTGVSGSGKSSLVFATIAAESQRMINETYSAFVQGFMPTMARPDVDVLEGLTTAIIVDQERMGANPRSTVGTATDANAMLRILFSRLGTPHIGSPQAFSFNVASISGAGAVTVTKGGREVKERRSFEVTGGMCPRCEGMGQVSDFDLTALYDASKSLNDGALTIPGYSMDGWYGRIFRGCGFFDPDTPIAKFTKKQLNDLLYKEPTKVKVEGVNVTYEGLIPKIQKSMLSKDREAMQPHIRAFVDRAITFQTCPDCDGTRLSALARSSTIGGMSIADACAMQISDLAEWVRGLDDKSVAPLLASLSHTLDSFVEIGLGYLSLDRPAGTLSGGEAQRTKLIRHLGSSLTDVTYVFDEPTIGLHPHDIARMNSLLLRLRDKGNTVLVVEHKPEAIAIADHVVDLGPRAGADGGQIVFEGTVDGLRSSGTLTGKHLDDRAAVKPRVRKAKGVLEIRGADTHNLRSVDVDLPLGVLVVVTGVAGSGKSSLIHGSVAPREGVVAIDQGAIKGSRRSNPATYTGLLDPIRKAFAKANGVKPGLFSANSDGACPNCNGAGVVYSDLAMMAGVSTTCEVCDGKRFQAEVLDYTFGGRNIDEVLTMSVAAAHEFFGGGDAKLPAAHKILTRLVDVGLGYITIGQPLTTLSGGERQRLKLATHMGEKGDVYVLDEPTTGLHLADVENLLGLLDRLVDAGKSVIVIEHHQAVMAHADWIVDLGPGAGHDGGQVVFEGTPQELVAARSTLTGQHLAEYVGG; encoded by the coding sequence ATGACCACGACCACCGGGCCGGCCACGCAGTCACCGACGCCGCACGCCGCCGACCGCCACGACACGATCCGCGTCCACGGTGCGCGGGAGAACAACCTGAAGAACGTCGACGTCGAACTGCCGAAGCGGCGGCTGACGGTGTTCACCGGGGTGTCCGGGTCGGGGAAGAGTTCGCTGGTGTTCGCGACGATCGCCGCCGAATCCCAGCGGATGATCAACGAGACGTACAGCGCGTTCGTGCAGGGGTTCATGCCGACGATGGCGCGTCCCGACGTGGACGTGCTCGAGGGGTTGACGACGGCGATCATCGTCGACCAGGAGCGGATGGGGGCGAATCCGCGGTCGACGGTGGGCACGGCGACGGACGCGAACGCGATGCTGCGGATCCTGTTCAGCCGCCTCGGGACCCCGCACATCGGGTCGCCGCAGGCGTTCTCGTTCAATGTGGCGTCGATCAGCGGGGCGGGCGCGGTGACGGTCACCAAGGGGGGCCGGGAGGTCAAGGAACGCCGGTCCTTCGAGGTCACCGGCGGCATGTGCCCGCGCTGTGAGGGCATGGGGCAGGTCTCCGACTTCGACCTGACCGCCCTGTACGACGCCTCCAAGTCGTTGAACGACGGTGCACTGACCATTCCCGGCTACAGCATGGACGGCTGGTACGGCCGCATCTTCCGCGGCTGCGGCTTCTTCGACCCGGACACCCCGATCGCGAAGTTCACGAAGAAACAGTTGAACGATCTGCTGTACAAGGAACCGACGAAGGTCAAGGTCGAGGGCGTCAACGTCACCTACGAGGGCCTGATCCCGAAGATCCAGAAGTCGATGCTGTCGAAGGACCGGGAGGCGATGCAGCCGCACATCCGGGCGTTCGTCGACCGGGCCATCACGTTCCAGACCTGCCCCGACTGCGACGGCACCCGGCTCAGTGCCCTGGCCCGCTCGTCGACGATCGGTGGAATGTCGATCGCCGACGCATGCGCCATGCAGATCAGTGACCTCGCGGAGTGGGTGCGCGGGCTCGACGACAAGTCGGTGGCGCCGTTGCTGGCGTCGCTGTCGCACACCCTGGATTCGTTCGTGGAGATCGGGCTGGGCTATCTGAGCCTGGACCGGCCGGCCGGCACCCTGTCCGGCGGTGAGGCGCAGCGCACCAAACTGATCCGGCATCTCGGGTCCTCACTGACGGACGTCACGTACGTGTTCGACGAGCCGACGATCGGTCTGCATCCGCACGACATCGCCCGCATGAACAGTCTGCTGCTGCGGTTGCGGGACAAGGGCAACACGGTGCTGGTGGTCGAGCACAAGCCGGAGGCGATCGCGATCGCCGACCACGTCGTCGACCTGGGTCCGCGGGCCGGTGCCGACGGCGGGCAGATCGTGTTCGAGGGCACCGTCGACGGGCTGCGGTCGAGCGGCACCCTCACCGGCAAGCATCTCGACGATCGGGCCGCGGTGAAACCGCGGGTGCGGAAGGCGAAGGGCGTGTTGGAGATCCGCGGCGCCGACACCCACAACCTGCGCAGTGTCGACGTCGACCTCCCGCTCGGGGTCCTGGTTGTGGTCACCGGTGTCGCCGGGTCGGGAAAGAGCTCCCTGATCCACGGGTCGGTGGCGCCGCGCGAGGGTGTGGTGGCGATCGACCAGGGCGCGATCAAGGGGTCGAGGCGCTCCAACCCGGCCACCTACACCGGCCTGCTCGACCCGATCCGGAAGGCGTTCGCGAAGGCCAACGGCGTCAAACCGGGCCTGTTCAGCGCCAACTCGGACGGGGCGTGCCCCAACTGCAACGGCGCCGGTGTCGTGTACTCGGATCTGGCGATGATGGCCGGCGTGTCCACGACCTGCGAGGTGTGCGACGGCAAACGCTTCCAGGCGGAGGTCCTCGACTACACGTTCGGCGGCCGCAACATCGACGAGGTGCTGACGATGTCGGTGGCCGCCGCCCACGAGTTCTTCGGCGGCGGGGACGCGAAACTACCGGCCGCGCACAAGATCCTCACCCGCCTCGTCGACGTCGGCCTCGGCTACATCACGATCGGGCAGCCGCTGACCACCCTGTCCGGTGGGGAACGCCAGCGCCTCAAACTGGCCACCCACATGGGCGAGAAGGGGGACGTGTACGTCCTCGACGAACCGACCACGGGCCTGCATCTCGCGGACGTCGAAAACCTGCTCGGGCTGCTGGACCGGCTGGTCGACGCCGGGAAGTCCGTCATCGTCATCGAACACCACCAGGCGGTCATGGCGCACGCCGACTGGATCGTCGACCTCGGCCCGGGCGCCGGGCACGACGGCGGACAGGTCGTGTTCGAAGGCACCCCGCAAGAGCTGGTGGCCGCCCGGTCCACCCTGACGGGACAGCATCTCGCGGAATATGTAGGCGGCTGA
- a CDS encoding HNH endonuclease: protein MTHPPGTAITARTWMNTRVRVLNSTYEDFDVVPAARAVVLLAEELAVTLVEHAPRFVVRSQHVAIPLPCTIQLLEYVHTPPRPVVDDDSRATCPTILARDRYRCAYCGRPGARTVDHVFPKSRGGGDTFGNLVAACADCNGRKADRTPEEAGMPLLWQPRAPRDDVKRQHTIWRDLTPTR, encoded by the coding sequence ATGACCCACCCGCCCGGCACCGCGATCACCGCGCGCACCTGGATGAACACCCGTGTGCGGGTGCTCAATTCGACGTACGAGGACTTCGATGTCGTCCCCGCAGCCCGAGCGGTGGTGCTGCTCGCCGAAGAACTCGCGGTCACCCTCGTCGAGCATGCGCCCCGGTTCGTGGTGCGCTCCCAGCACGTCGCGATCCCGCTGCCCTGCACCATCCAGCTGCTCGAGTACGTGCACACGCCGCCGCGTCCGGTCGTCGACGACGATTCCCGGGCCACGTGTCCCACGATCCTGGCGCGGGACCGGTACCGGTGCGCGTACTGCGGCCGCCCCGGTGCCCGCACCGTCGATCACGTGTTCCCGAAGAGCCGTGGCGGCGGCGACACGTTCGGCAACCTGGTCGCCGCGTGCGCGGACTGCAACGGCCGCAAGGCCGACCGCACCCCGGAGGAGGCCGGCATGCCGCTGCTGTGGCAGCCGCGGGCCCCGAGAGACGACGTCAAACGGCAGCACACGATCTGGCGCGACCTGACCCCCACCCGCTGA
- a CDS encoding WhiB family transcriptional regulator yields the protein MTVTTTPVDLPAAAGTPEWETAACRGDRHPDRWFPDPSEDFDYAAAVCARCPLAAACGGYAATTGLSGVWGGHEYRRGRRVR from the coding sequence ATGACCGTCACGACGACCCCGGTCGACCTGCCCGCCGCGGCCGGCACCCCGGAGTGGGAGACCGCTGCATGCCGCGGTGACCGGCACCCCGACCGCTGGTTCCCCGACCCGAGCGAGGACTTCGACTACGCCGCCGCCGTCTGCGCCCGCTGCCCCCTCGCGGCCGCGTGCGGCGGCTACGCGGCAACCACCGGCCTGTCCGGGGTGTGGGGTGGCCACGAATACCGGCGGGGTCGCCGCGTCCGATGA